Genomic DNA from Lactuca sativa cultivar Salinas chromosome 8, Lsat_Salinas_v11, whole genome shotgun sequence:
gtgcagccgtctctgcgagagctgcatagcgctcatcaaagtactcaaccatggcggtcttgatcgacccaaacagttccggcaactcagcccggaacaacgcaacaacctcatcatgcagaatCTCGTGAATCCTCGTATCCAACTCGCAcgagctcatctgaccaataacctcgggcgataCTGACCCGCCTGGAACTCCCTTttctgctcccgatcctgacccggatccactcccagcatgcctcgaaaactccatactgaaaaacaccacaaaatctcagacattTCCCACAaaccgggaaccaactctcaacccaaccctagaggtcatggtttccctgatacgcatatgggtcctgtactttcagtagtacgggcccatactaccttccacacctacccatatttgtatgaagtactaccacaacaccctagtgaaagaCATACaaaacaagcactcaaccctcactactagaggaacactggaaatctctcaaaggaaaccctaggctaacaggcatcataaatcaggcaacatatcatgaaatcctgaagatccctagcctagcactagcatgctgttctatcaaagctcaaaaacaaatatcatgcatggtattttggggttacttactggctccgactgatcgtacctccgcgtcctcatttactcattttgaaaaccattttaaactctcttttgaaaaccctcctcgatttgagactggagtcacacgactgttcctccaattcactcaacccaaggctttgataccaacttgtaacgaccgaaaaattccaaccaatataaacttttaaaaagcaacctgatttcattaaattattacaaaaaggttttcaatacaatttatttagagtattcccagaatcacatcacatataaacatgaggagcggtacgatcacgccttcgccttgccacgatctcctaaagaacctgaaaaacattaaaccacaactataagcccgaaagcttagtgagatatccccaaaataccaaccacatataccatacacgcataacatgccataacatatctgatcacagaacagccatgcacttcgggtctactgtgtgacaggttcgccgcaccggccaacagtccacctggtccaccctccgagtctagccatatacatcgagtctgcagtgtgattggtccacacGCACCGGGTCTtcaatccacccggtccactctctgagtctacagtatgactggtccgcccgcaccaggccttcagtcggcctggtccactctctgagcctcggcacgtctggtccgccctcttggggcctatagcctatccggaccgctcgctaggccttcgggacaaccgttccgccctgggtatcttggcctacagcacagagcaggacccgcctcaacccaacttcagtccaaacaaccatgttcacataaacatacaatcatataacaattcacagtcaacaagccgaacaagcagatcacataacatatcatcaccctatccaggataccgacctatctggtcactagcatagcatcaccttacgtaacaggataccgacctcaaccaggtctctaacatataccatcctagctgaagctcggctcgagctcgtttaataaacgtgCCTCATATttgggctcgagctcggctcgggctcgtttaattcgatctcgagtcgagcttttaacgagtcgatcccgagtagctcgcgagtagctcggctcacttacacccctgGCCCTAAGCATGTGGTTAATTATGCATGCCTTGTGAATCTCAATCGCCTATTAATTAGGATCATGTAGATTTGATTGTATCTTTGTTTATATATCTATATAAGGATTGTATAGCTTATGTATTCGTTACAAAAATAAGATCGATAACTTTTACACTTATGAGCAAGCAAATCTGATATACTTGAAAAGCTGTATTACAAAACGACTATTTACTATTTACTATCACCCATTCGGACTCTCAATCCATCCAAAAACTTTGAGGTCAACTCTACAAAGACCATATCAGGCCAAAAGATTTCaacaaataaagaacaaaatataccTATATATATTTTAACCTACTAAACATTATACAGCAACTCCCAGTTCTTATCACATATGGTCGCGCCAGGTGTTTACAGAAACGAATCACCATCTTACTTGCTTTGACCATGGAGAGCAGATTTGACCATTCGATCATCACAAAAAAGAAACAGCAAACAacatgattccattaagagcagcAATTGTCGCTTCTTTTTTTCATAGAAAGTTGTTTCTCCTTCAAGAATTGTCTCTTCACTAACACTGATCCCTGCTCCAGTAAACCAGGTTTATCAAGTATCTGCAAAATTGAATCACTTCTCAATCAGAAACAATGTTGGTGATAAATTTGTAATAGTTTCTGATAAtcaagaaaatataaataaagtgcaCCTTTAAGGAGAGATCTTTAAAGCATTGTTGCACATTGGCTCTTGTTCTAGCACTACATTCATAAAACAAACAATCATGCTTCTTTGCAAGTGCCATTCCTTCTTCAACTGTTACAGCCCTTTCAACATCCTGAAATGTTACATTAATCGATTTTCTATAAAATAGAGATATTAAAAAAAAGGTGTAATGACTATTTGACTTACCCTATCGACCTTGTTTCCAACTAGGATCTTGACACAATCAGGGTTTGTGGAGTAAAGTTCAACTTCTCGAGCCCATATTTCtgataagtttgtaaatgtttctCTTCGAGTAACATCATAAACTGATAACaagaaagatatatatatatatatatatatatatatatatatatatatatatatatatatatatatatatatatatatatatatatatacaagtataaatcAGTCATTCATCATCTTAAAATCATGTAAGATTGTTGTGAATTGCATAAAGTTTGATAATTTACCAAGAATGATTCCATGTGCGCCTCTGTAGTATGAACTTGTTAGTGTACCAAACCTCTCCTGTCCAGCTGGAGTAGAAAAATCATTTCAAGAATTAATTAGCACATAGAAATTTAAGTTTAAAACTTTTATTATGATTTGGATTTTTCAAGTCGAAAAAGATTCATATGAACTTATTTAAATATAGTTACCTGTATCCCATATAGTCAGTTTGAGTCGTTTTCCTTCAACTGTGAGCATCTTCATCTTGAAATCTACACCTAATAGAAGGCAGAAACCAAAAAGAAATGATTCATAATtgataaaactaaaataaaatgatAATTTGTGACAAGAAATTACAACATATAGAGCCTATGTGCATATCAAAAATCAGACAAGGTGCAAAATTATTGAATAAACGGAATAATATCAAGAACAAATAAAGCATGCGACATTTATGTTTATCTAAACATGTGTGGTATCATCTTTTCACATGCAAAACTCGTATTTTATTTGAAAAAACAAAAAGGTGGAACCTTAACTGAATCAATTCACATGGGTAGGTAGAACTAAAAGAACacaaatgatttacatgttttcttttaaaaatcaaacttCAGTTTGTCTACTAAATAATTCAAGAACATGGAGGATGAATTCATTAGTACAAGATTCTTAAATAATTGAATACAAGATAAGATCGTACAAGTACAGAGTTTGGTTTTTTAGTGAAATTCCAAATAAAGGCCCATGATCAAGAAATCaagcaaaacatgataaaaaaaaCAGTAGATAGTGAAAGAAAATCCAATAAAAATACTTGGTAGagtgaataaaaatataaaatccaTTAAAATGAATCAAGAAATCATGAAAATTTATATaacaggaaaaaaaaaaaaaaaaaaaaaaaaaaaagggggacCAAACACTTGCTAGAAAAATTGAAACAAGATTAACAACCGACTCTCTAAAAATACAAGATTGTTGATAAATTTCCAAATAATTCAAAGAAACCATGTGAATCaacaaaaataattcaaaaatgaatCAGAAAAATACAGAAAAAGGTCTGGATTTATACGTAGaataatgattaagaaaccagaAAATCTTTACATCATGAGAAGAAAACAGAATGTAGGACTGCGTGATAAATAAAGATCCAATTATAAAACATCTTTACTTCGCAACAATACAATCTTGTACAAAtatttccaagaaaacaaaaaacaaaatatgTACTGATAATGGATAAAAATCCAAGAAACCTTGTAATTCCAAGAAAGGGTGGGGATCTATGGGGTAATCGCTAATCAATCAAATATATTAATGAATACAAAAACAGAACTAAGAACAGTGTAATGAATAAAAACCAGATTATAGAACACCGTAAATTTGAAGCAAGATCATAGTATTTACTTTCATATTATATGTATTGGGTAGTggacaaaaatccaaaaaaaaaaaccataaatcaACCAAAAAGAATTGGGGAAAAAAAATCTTGAAGATACATGGAAATCGAGTTACCAATAGTAGGAGAAACATCTTGAAGAGGATCTTGAGAGGTGGAGATGAAACTGAGAAGAAGACTGCTTTTACCAACGCCTGAATCTCCGATCACCAGAATCTTGAAGGAGAAATCATAACTAGTTGGACTAATCTGTGATCTTTTTCCACTTCTGATTTCTCCACTCATATATGGTGTTGCTGATGGAGACGATGAACCCATTTTTATGTGATTCTTCAGATTTAATTTAATCCCCAATTCCAAATTCTGTGATGATTTctgtctttctctctctatagtaGAGTCTTGGATGGGTGAGACAAATGAAGGATGTTGTTGTCTGTTGGCCTGCTCGGTGTTGGCGGGTTAacatttcatttttcaatttcattttcGATTAGGGAAAAGTTCATATATCGTCCTTCAATTATTGGATTGTTAACTTGTGACCCATTAACTATTATAGCTTGTCGTATAATGGTAACGAgtctttttgttctttttaaaccaattgaaatttaaatttgttTGAATTTATGAATTTAGATTTCTCATGTAGAATGACCGGTGGTGATCGAGTGGTATTATTGGTCCTAGTGGACTAAGATTGACCTCTAATATTGAAACTATAAGTGTAACCTTTTCGTCAAATAGAgaattgaaacataacatttgaggcttcaaaataaaatagattgaggatattttaaaatgaaatttactTAAGAAAGGGAGGTGaagaaaaatatttataattatgTATTCCCAAGGAAATGAAAGGaaaggaaaatttttagtttttgtgttcccgagttaggagaaaaaagaaaataaaacttaaaattttccttcccctcactttcttcccaaatccgTCTAATTTGGGAGAAAATTTTGGAAGGAAAATATGACTCTAAAATCTTTCCCCTCCGCTCACTTTCTTTCCATTAATAAAACTCGGGAACATGATTTCCCTTCGACACCCTTCACTTTCCCTCCGTATCCTCTTATTTCTCTCCTTAAATGGAACTCGGGAACAAGGCGTTAGTGTTTAACACAAATGAAGTTATTTTCCCTTTAAACTTAGATCACTATTTTAGcatttaatttaattaaccaaATATAAAGTCTCTTAAGGGACATCAGATAAAACTGGAGCCATTATAAGAAGATTAGCACACCCTATGCACTAAGATGACACACATAAATTGAGAAATAGTCCAAATTAACTAAGCATAAATTGTTCTTATCTAATGTAAATGTTGAAGTTTAAATGGATTGACATGGGCGTTAGCTATTAAATTGGGATGAAAAATTTGGCCAAGTTGACATCAACTCATTTATCTAAATCTAACACGTTTGGCTGGATTGAAAGTAGCAATTCGTTTAATTAAACATGTCAACCCACACTTTATATATTGTGTTGTGAAGTCTAATTGTTTATGGTACTTATACTGCTACTACGATAAAGCAATTTTTGGGATGTCCCTTAAGTTACAGTGGAAATGAAATAATGAATGGTTGAGGGTTTTAAGGGCTTTGACCGGTTCTTTATCACCaaattcttataatattatataccGAATATTACTTCATTTTTAATGACGAAAACATAAAGCAAGAAATTTAAAGtgaattttgtcaaaaaaaaaaatattgttttcatTAAATATTTGTATATAAAAGTATCATCTTTTCGTATGGCCTACTTTTACTCATAACTTATGCATAGATAAGTTACTTTGGACACAATAATTATGCCTCTAGCGTGTCATATGAAAATTTTGATAAGATGCATATACAAGGAGTTTATAATGCTACTGAGTATTGATTGGTAATAGCACGATGCCTTCCAAATAAAGTCTAACCCTTAAACTACCATTATAATCTAAAATAATGATTATTATATATGCATCTAGAATAAAAATTCGAAATCCACCCATAATCAATGAAAGTAATTGTATTCTCTTGAATCTTGATACAATAGCACTAGTCTCATTACAGTCCTTGATACTTCAGTCAAGTAAAATTGTTCATCAAACGAGGTTGGTAGGTTTGACTGTTATGTGGGACACATAAAATTTAAATCAAAGTGATCATGAATAATATAACATCATATAATATATTTTCTTAATTGATCTATTCTAATATGAAATTATTGATCCCAATATTCGTGTTTGGTtgaaaaattaaacataaactaCATAtagttaaaagaaaagaaatagatCATCTAACGAATATCGTTTGGTATTTCTTTTTTCAAATGATGAGTAGTCAAATATACttcattttaatatttattaaaaataaacgcATAATTCATATTAACTACAAAGATTACAAGTAAAGTAAGAAAAATAAGTACTACCAAACACATGTTGGGCACAAGAAGTTTACATATAGAAAACTGAAAAAGTTGGGTGTTGAAGGACTGAACATCCACTAAACCAATACTTGAAGGGCAGAATTGGAAGTTCAACACTTCAAAATTTAAATGTTTTTCTAATTAATAAGTCTTTGCTTTCATAAAATATTCAAATTTCAAAGCGATAGAGAAAGGGGTTTGGTGTGTAGTAGATACGGGAGAAACACACATGGCTTGCTTCCATTGAGAATGGTGGTGACGTGTCGACACGCGCCGGCTTGTTAATCGGCGGGGCCCGCCCAGGTGTAATACTCAGCCGTTTGCTTAGCTTATCGTTTTGTTTGTATTCGCCTGTTCGTTTCCGTTCCCGGAACGGCATCCGACGGAAAACCCGAGACGGCGGCGGAATACAATAATAAAAAACTTTGGTGTTGCCACGGAATTCGTTTGGTCAAATGGCTATTTGGGTGCTTTTGATTTGATCCCATATTTATTATATGTCTCTGGTGATGACGACCTGCAACCATATTCAAGATTCAAGATATTTAATGTGAACGTTCATAGATTTCGATGGTGGGTCCGGTTTGAAATTATCAACTGTAGGATTCTTGATTCATCTGAAAGGAGAAAATGCGATCTTTTTAAAAAGAGCCTTTCCTCTGCTCGACGAAATGTCTACAAGAACTCTTTCTTTTATTTGCTCCGAAAAAGCTATCTCCACGTGCATCTCCATGGGACTTTGTTTACTGGTATGACTTCCTTCTGTGTTTCAAACAGATGACTTCCATGAAATTCAGGAGGTACCTTAAAAGCTTTCTTCCATATACGCCATACGATACGACAAAGGTCGAATGGAAGAATACGCTTTGAAACTGAAGATAGAAAATAGATGCTCTTCAACATATGTAAGGGGGATATATAGAATTTGTGTTTCTCTTCTGAGAAGTGAAACCCAATGAGATTTACATGTAAAAACACAATCTGGATGTTGTATAAATATTGTTGATGGTGTAAAGTTCTTTGAAAACATATATACTCGACATTCAGAATGTGAATTACTTTTACTCCGCAAAGATGTCAATGGACTGTGTGTAATGATGGTCGaaagtttgtattttttttttttttttcttttttagtaaTATGTACACAACATACATAACAGTTTATATGCAATACATaacagttttatgtattaaatggTTGTGTTGTAAATggctaaaaaaatattttatatggaCCCTTCTTTTTTAATCAAAACAGAACAttaaagtaaaagaaaaaaaaaaagaacaccaACATACACGAATTTATGGTCTTTCTGGTTACATGGTGGTATAAGATTGGATCCTTGATGAAGGGATTATTtgttatataattaattaattatatataaatatgttttgttggaaataaataaaaaatattaagtgTGATGCAAGAGAGTAGACACTCATAAAACATCAAGAAATATTACGGTAATACATAAAAAGTTTGTGGTGTGATTGGTAAAACTATTAGAAACTACTAGAAGTTGTTGTAGCTTTGACGAATCCGATCTTGGTTTAGCCACGGTTTCATAAAAGTACCTGTTATATTTGCATGAAAAAACTGTTTATTTCTTTTAAGTTCATCCTTTTTTCTGTCCTTATGAACATTCCAATCACCATCACGATAACGAGGTCTCGAGAAATTTCTCATGAGAGATCTTCCTCGCGACTTGCTCTCTTTTCTGTGTGCATGAAAAGGAACCAATGCCCGATTTGGACAATTGCGAGCAATATGACCAGCAGTTTCACAGTTAAAGCATGTTTGTCTCTTAGAATAAAAATTGGTACTGCTCTTTTCTGGTTTAGTCGTTTTATTGACTCCTTTGCTCTTCCCACATGTACAAGTGCATGATTCAGGTTGGGTGACAGGATGTAGGTGCAGTGGTGTGCTAGTAACAGAAACATCATAATTATTAGACACATCACCACAAGCAACATTTGAAACATCAGAATTAGACACATAATCATCACCAATCAAATCATCAGTTTTAGAAACAATATTATCTGAAACAGAAACATCATTTTTCAAAACAGAATTATTATTAGCACAATTCTCTCCAGGCTCCTGCTTTCCTTGACTTAAAGATGTATCTGCATGAGAAGTAGAAACGTTAGTATCTAACTCCTTAACACTACAGTTTGTTGCATGTTCACCCGCTGGTTTACCGTAAACCATAAATGGTTCACGGTCAATCTCAGCTTGAGTCAAAGGAATAACAGTGTAATTGTGATTAAATGGGGGAGGAACACTCTCATAGCCTATTCCTACTTGCTTCTCGTCCCTCCATTTCATTTGGTGTTCAATTATTGTTGCAACTTTTTCACTTGACACATGgaattttttgaagttaaaatcagcATTTGCAAAACGAGtcttcaatgtgtcaagttccgCAGTTACAGCATCAAAATCCTTTTTTAGATATTTATAGTGAACACACTTGTCATTAttaggggtgttcaaaaccggatatccgaaaattcggatagttgatttttgatatccgaatccgtatccgaaaattcggatatccgaatttcggatacggattcggatattaaaccggatatccgaatttcattAGTTTTAAACCACGAAAAAAACAACGATTTTTGCCACTTTTTGTTCCAAAACTCGTTtgccaagatctatccaaaaacataaaaatccttcaaaaataagataaaaaacgCTCCAGATCTGGAAATTTTGATTGATACAATCCTTGAATATGTTTTGACACCGGATtggctatgataccaattgtaaggtcctaaaTCCGAGAATCCAAACCGGTGATCAAACAAATAGCAATCAAACAAAGtaagaatggagtagaagaatGATTAAACCAAGCATGCACACGTTTATATCGCAAAAACGCCTAGTACACCTTGGATACAAACACTAGGCCGTGAACGGACTATCTCTAGTCTACCTTACATTCTAACACTATTTATAGGGACCAACCAACCGCAAAagggttcacgaccgtaaacacctgTTTAACCGTGAACACAAGATCGCAAGCCTACAAACACCAACCTAAAACCAAAACCTATACATAGATAATTGCCTAACCCAAACCACGTAATTATGAC
This window encodes:
- the LOC111913192 gene encoding ras-related protein RABC2a isoform X2; the protein is MLYLFLILFRLFNNFAPCLIFDMHIGSICCVDFKMKMLTVEGKRLKLTIWDTAGQERFGTLTSSYYRGAHGIILVYDVTRRETFTNLSEIWAREVELYSTNPDCVKILVGNKVDRDVERAVTVEEGMALAKKHDCLFYECSARTRANVQQCFKDLSLKILDKPGLLEQGSVLVKRQFLKEKQLSMKKRSDNCCS
- the LOC111913192 gene encoding ras-related protein RABC2a isoform X1, producing MGSSSPSATPYMSGEIRSGKRSQISPTSYDFSFKILVIGDSGVGKSSLLLSFISTSQDPLQDVSPTIGVDFKMKMLTVEGKRLKLTIWDTAGQERFGTLTSSYYRGAHGIILVYDVTRRETFTNLSEIWAREVELYSTNPDCVKILVGNKVDRDVERAVTVEEGMALAKKHDCLFYECSARTRANVQQCFKDLSLKILDKPGLLEQGSVLVKRQFLKEKQLSMKKRSDNCCS